The Halorhabdus rudnickae region GCCGTCGTCGCCGCCGGGTTGGTGACCGTCCTGTTCCTGTTCGTGATCAGTCTGACCGAGACCGACGCCGCCGAGCGTATCTCGGGCGGGAAACTCCCCGTGGTCGGCCTGGCGCTGGGCCTCTTGCTCGGCGTCGGGATCACGGTCTGGGCGCTGGTCGATCCGACCGCTGTCACTACTGGGGCCAGCGACACAGCCTTCGCCGAGGCGCTGTGGAGTGCCCGGTCGATCGATCTGCTTGCCGTCACGGTGCTGGTGTTCGTCGGCGTCTTGGCGGTTGTACGGTTGACCGCCGAACGGCTCGAACCCGAGAGTGACAGCGAAACTGGATCCACTGCCGGATCCCGGGAGGTGGAGCAATGACGGCCATCGCCTACGGCGCGGCACTGGCACTGTTGGTGATCGGCCTGGCGAGCATCGTCGCCGGTCGCAACGTCGTGAAGACGCTGATCGGCGTCGAACTCGCCTCGAAGGGCGTGCTGGTGAACTTCGTGGCGACCGATCCCACCGGTAGCCAGGGGATCGTCGTCCTGTTGATCCTGATCGACGCGATCGTGGTCGCGGTGTTGCTGGGCGTGGCCGTCGCGGCGTATCGACAGTACGGGACACTCGATCTCGAGGCACTCGGGAGGTTGACATGGTAACGAATCGACGGACGCTGCTTGCATCGACGCCCGGCCTGCTCGTTGCCGGCGCACTACTGGCCGCCGTTGCCGTCATGGCACCCGGACAGCCGATGCCGGCCGTCCTGGCGCTCGGCGCGATCGTGCTCCCGCTGGTCGGTGCCGCCTTGTTGCCGTTCGTGGCCGTCGCCGGTGATCGCGTCCGGAACGGAACGGCTGTCTTGGCCGGACTCGCCACTGCCGCCCTGACGCTGTCGCTCGTCCCGCGGGCGCTGTCGGGCGATCCCGGCGTCGTGCAGTACGAGGTCGCCTGGGTACCCGCTGCGGACGTCTCCTTCGGGCTCTATCTCGACGTGCTGGGTGTGCTGATGGCGACGATCGCCGGGATCGTCGGTGCGCTCGCGCTCGTCTTCTCGACGCGCTTCATGGAACGGGAGGGCGGGTTGACCCGGTATTACGCGCTGACGTTGCTGTTCGTCGGCGGCATGATCGGGTTCGTGCTGACCGACAGCCTCGTCGCGCTGTACGCCTTCTGGGAAGTCCTGGGGTTGTGTTCCTTTGGCCTGATCGCGTTCTGGCTCGAGGACGAGACCTCCTTCGCCGCGGGCGTGAAGGCCTTCGTCACGACGCGCTTCGGTGACATCGGCCTACTTGCGGGGATCGCCGTGCTGTGGGTCGGTGGCGGGACGTTCTCGATCCGCGAACTGATCGACCAGGCTGCGAGTGGCGCACTGCCGACTTGGACGGTCACCGCCGCGGGTGCGCTGTTCATCCTCGCGGCGATCGGCAAGTCCGCGCAGTTCCCCTTGCACGTCTGGCTGCCCGACGCGATGGAGGCCCCGACGACCAGCACGGCGCTGATCCACGCCGCCTGTATGGTCAATGCCGGGTTGTACCTGCTCTTGCGGACCCGACCCATCTTCGACGGACTCGAATGGTGGACGACCGTAGTGCTGGCGATCGGGACGATCACTGCGTTTCTCGCTGCCGTGCTGGCGACCCGTGAGAATGACTTCAAGCGCGCGCTGGCGTACTGTACGATCAGCCAGCTGGGCTATGTGACCGCGGCGATCGGGCTGTCCGGTGGCGCACTCCCGGCGACGTACCACCTGCTGAGTCACTCGATCTTCAAGGCCCTGCTCTTCCTGGCGGCCGGATCGGTCATCTACGGGATCGGTGGAACGGTCCACAAACACGTCGATATGCTCGAGTATCGCGGCGTGGGCAACCGCGAGCAGATGCCCCTGACCAACGTCACGTTCCTGGTCGGTATCCTCGGACTGATAGGCGTGCCTGGCTTCAACGGCTTCTGGAGCAAGGAACTGCTCCTCTCGACGGCACTCGAGGGCAGCGCCATCGAGCAGGTCGCCTTCGCGGTCCTGGCGGTGACGGCCGTACTGACCGCGGTCTACTCGATCCGGATCTACTACCTGGTTTTTGTCGCCGAGCCGACGGCGAGCGCCGAGGAGTCCCCGCTCGCGATGACTGGGCCGCTGGCCGTGCTTGCGGGCCTGACGGTCACCTCCTGGCTGGCGATCGGGCCGCTCTCGTCGGCCCTGGCGACGTACTTCCCACACGGCCATCTCCACGCCTACACGCTCGTGGAGTTCCTCGAACACACACTCACGCTTCGGACAGCAGCACTGACGGCCGGCTTTCTCGGGTTCGGCTATCTCGGGTTCCGCTTCCGGGCGTCGATCAACGACGCCGCGCCGGGCGGGCTGCTCGCCGTCCTTGAGGCTGGCTACGGCTTCGACCGGCTCTACGAGGGGCTGGTCGCGGCCTACCGCTGGTGGTGTTCGCGCACGCGTGTCATCCAAACTGGCGACGTCAACTACAACGCCGTCGGCATCGTCGTAGCGCTGGTGATCGCTGCCGTGGTACTCTTGTTCTGATCGGTCGAAAACGCACCCTTTTTGCTCGCGTGGCTGCCATGACTGGACAATGAGCCCCATCGATCATTCAGCGAGGTGGTGGCCGTGACCCGCGAACTGACCGAGATTACCGTCGTCGGCGACGACGATACGGGACTGATCGCGGAAGTCACCTCCCTCCTCTTCGAGCGCGGAATCAACATCGAGGACTTAGATCAGGCCGTCCGGGAGGGCGTCTTCCGGATGACCATGCTCGTCGACACGAGTGAGATGGTCTGTACCGAGGTGAAGCTACGGGAGGACATGGCGGAACTCGCCGAGGGATTGGGGGTCGACATCACCGTCCGCTTCCCCAAGGATCGCGAAACCCAGACCATCGCCGTCCTCGTCACCAAGGAGAGCCACTGCCTGGAGGCGATCTTCGAGGCCTGGGCCAGCGGGGACATCGACGCCGATGTCGAGGTCGTCATCGGCAACCACCCCGATCTCCGACCGCTCGCCGAGAAATACGACGTGCCGTTCCACGACATCGGCGACGAGAAGGGGACACCCGACGAAGACGAACTGTTAGACCTCCTTGCGGAGTACGACACGGATCTGATCGTCCTCGCACGGTACATGCGTATCCTCAGCCCGGACGTCGTCTTCCGCTACGAGAGCCGGATCATCAACGTCCACCCGTCGTTGCTGCCTTCCTTCCCCGGTGCGTCGGCGTACATGCAGGCCATCGAGGAGGGTGTCCGCGTCGCCGGCGTCACGGCCCACTACGTGACGACCGACCTCGATCAGGGGCCGATCATCACCCAGCGCGTGTTCAACGTCCCGCCGGAGGCCACCGAGGAGGAACTCCAGGAAATCGGCCAGCCCCTCGAGGCCGAGGCGCTGCTGGAAGCGATCGACCTTCATCTCAACGACGAGGTCTACGTCCACCGCGGACGCACTCGCCTGCGCGATCCCGAGGAGTCAGACGCCCAACTCGGCGCACCCGAGGAACTCGACGCACGCAACCCCGACCGGCCGATCGACGGGCTGGGAGACATCGTCGCCGAAGGTGGCGAAGCCGACGACTGAACCGCCGGGCTATATTCGTATTTGCTCCGCCAGGGGCGGCCGTGACTCGCTGAGGATCTCGAGTAACTCCGAACATCACAAAGCCGTCGGCTGGTCGTCTCCGGCGAAGGACGACCGGTGGAATCACCGGTCAAAAATCAGTTATTCGAGGCCGAGGTCCGCAAGCGAGTGTGTGTGCTGCCACGCGCCAGCGATCGCGTCGATATCGAAGGTCAGGACGCCGTCAGTCAGTTCGAGTCGGACCGTATCGTCGTCGATCTCCGTGTCGTGGAGGTGAAGCTCCAGCGGCTGGCCGAAGTCTGCGACCGCGATCATCAGCTCACCGTTCGTTTCGAGCATTTCCTGGAGTTCGTCTGCTTCCATAGCACTCTTTGCTACACTCGACCGACCCAAAAAGATTGCTACCTCACGGATATTTCAACGTTCGGCCCGAGAGCGGGCGCCGGATCTCCTGTTTTTGGCTGGCCTAAAAACAGGCAGAACCCGCCTCTTCTGGAAGGGCTAAACACGTCGATCCCCGGTGTTTGGGCATGCAGGTCGCACACTACGACACGTGCCAGGACTGTGGCGCCGAACTCGCGGAGACGACCACCTACCGCAAGCACGCCTACTGCGCGGATTGTGGCGGAACGCTCGCCTGATCGAGCGTCCCATCTGTCCTCGTAGCGGCCCTAAACCGCCGGGACTGGTGGCCTCTCAGAGTCCCTCTGCCCGTCGGATCGCGTCCTCGATCGGGGATGCGTCGAAGACGTCACGACCAGCGTAGGCGTTGGTTCCCGCACAGTAGAGGCCGCTCGCGACGTCGAGGACGTGCTCGTCGAGCGGTTCCGGCCGAGAGTCACAGAGTGCCTTCCAGTCGGCGACGCCCTGTTCGTTCGCCCGTTGTTTCGCCTCGCTGACAGCCTCGACCCATTCGGGTTGGGTCCGCTTGTGGTACTGGCGAACGACCTCCTTGCTGATCTCCTGGCCGTCGTAGGAGAAGCGATTCTCGTCGAACGTCCCGACCACGTCCGCCACACGGATCTCGCCCTCGTAGAAGAGACACTCTATCTTGCCGTCCTCGTGGACGAACCCGGCCTTTGCAGCCCGGCGGTTCAACAGGCCGTTCACCTCGCGGGCGATCGATTCGAGATCGGCGACGTCCGCACGGCCGGCGATCCGATCGGCTTCGTCCCGTGAGAGATACCGGTCTTGCTCCTCGTACTTCGTCGAGAACTCGACGACCGGTTCGG contains the following coding sequences:
- a CDS encoding NADH-quinone oxidoreductase subunit J produces the protein MIGQLTTAALAVTVLLGLLAVAARDFLVSILSLSGASVALAVYFYLAGAPIAAVFEAVVAAGLVTVLFLFVISLTETDAAERISGGKLPVVGLALGLLLGVGITVWALVDPTAVTTGASDTAFAEALWSARSIDLLAVTVLVFVGVLAVVRLTAERLEPESDSETGSTAGSREVEQ
- a CDS encoding NADH-quinone oxidoreductase subunit K, which gives rise to MTAIAYGAALALLVIGLASIVAGRNVVKTLIGVELASKGVLVNFVATDPTGSQGIVVLLILIDAIVVAVLLGVAVAAYRQYGTLDLEALGRLTW
- a CDS encoding NADH-quinone oxidoreductase subunit 5 family protein, producing MVTNRRTLLASTPGLLVAGALLAAVAVMAPGQPMPAVLALGAIVLPLVGAALLPFVAVAGDRVRNGTAVLAGLATAALTLSLVPRALSGDPGVVQYEVAWVPAADVSFGLYLDVLGVLMATIAGIVGALALVFSTRFMEREGGLTRYYALTLLFVGGMIGFVLTDSLVALYAFWEVLGLCSFGLIAFWLEDETSFAAGVKAFVTTRFGDIGLLAGIAVLWVGGGTFSIRELIDQAASGALPTWTVTAAGALFILAAIGKSAQFPLHVWLPDAMEAPTTSTALIHAACMVNAGLYLLLRTRPIFDGLEWWTTVVLAIGTITAFLAAVLATRENDFKRALAYCTISQLGYVTAAIGLSGGALPATYHLLSHSIFKALLFLAAGSVIYGIGGTVHKHVDMLEYRGVGNREQMPLTNVTFLVGILGLIGVPGFNGFWSKELLLSTALEGSAIEQVAFAVLAVTAVLTAVYSIRIYYLVFVAEPTASAEESPLAMTGPLAVLAGLTVTSWLAIGPLSSALATYFPHGHLHAYTLVEFLEHTLTLRTAALTAGFLGFGYLGFRFRASINDAAPGGLLAVLEAGYGFDRLYEGLVAAYRWWCSRTRVIQTGDVNYNAVGIVVALVIAAVVLLF
- a CDS encoding formyltetrahydrofolate deformylase; its protein translation is MVAVTRELTEITVVGDDDTGLIAEVTSLLFERGINIEDLDQAVREGVFRMTMLVDTSEMVCTEVKLREDMAELAEGLGVDITVRFPKDRETQTIAVLVTKESHCLEAIFEAWASGDIDADVEVVIGNHPDLRPLAEKYDVPFHDIGDEKGTPDEDELLDLLAEYDTDLIVLARYMRILSPDVVFRYESRIINVHPSLLPSFPGASAYMQAIEEGVRVAGVTAHYVTTDLDQGPIITQRVFNVPPEATEEELQEIGQPLEAEALLEAIDLHLNDEVYVHRGRTRLRDPEESDAQLGAPEELDARNPDRPIDGLGDIVAEGGEADD
- a CDS encoding phosphoribosylaminoimidazolesuccinocarboxamide synthase produces the protein MTSVKEFRIDEEPTPTELGRGAFVFTDDYSVFDWGKMPDEIPGKGVALCTMGADNFEALEAEGIATHYEGVVLDGETTSVERAIGAGEKPREMAIELTQVPDLPHGADGYDYDTYHDAAGENYLIPLEIVFRNTVPVGSSLRNRSDPTDHGLEYEEWPDEAVDLPEPVVEFSTKYEEQDRYLSRDEADRIAGRADVADLESIAREVNGLLNRRAAKAGFVHEDGKIECLFYEGEIRVADVVGTFDENRFSYDGQEISKEVVRQYHKRTQPEWVEAVSEAKQRANEQGVADWKALCDSRPEPLDEHVLDVASGLYCAGTNAYAGRDVFDASPIEDAIRRAEGL